In the genome of Sciurus carolinensis chromosome 3, mSciCar1.2, whole genome shotgun sequence, one region contains:
- the Odf4 gene encoding outer dense fiber protein 4: protein MKDKSKRRLSTDHRRNSILPWKWRVAHSSRWMAQVAASELSLVAFIFLLVMLFSKKWLYTPGSRFYKHYPKDINNRIHTSVHVMSQGLVHTCISRSCSQLEDEKDTFQMWTNQPVFGVAKITFILALVIGFMLTIWLHLPYLLGLLRMPAFGLIGTIMSFCEVTLIFSVLLLFPVNLWIFEVKKNLSVPLGWSYFIGWLVFILYVTCGILCYLNHRTFWRVILNNSSRIMFSHSSSRPAGELGARGTGRGLFPADLRSSRCDCPLADPACEGPASLFPWLDDLMAAATCRIPAPGPRGRPGLGAQSCRPSRSRRGARGALGAFGWRRAWPGEKNGGRQNAAEAGGGFEGPRRRVVARKLDHALDRGARRLGTSVTARGGSWRPRLVGTGKQRP, encoded by the exons atgaagGACAA GAGTAAAAGGAGATTGTCCACGGATCACCGCCGGAACTCCATATTACCCTGGAAATGGAGAGTTGCACATAGCTCCCGCTGGATGGCACAGGTGGCAGCCTCAGAGCTCAGTCTAGTGGCCTTCATCTTCCTGCTGGTCATGCTCTTCTCCAAGAAATGGTTATATACCCCAGGGAGCCGCTTCTATAAGCACTATCCCAAGGATATAAACAACAGAATCCACACCTCAGTCCATGTCATgtcccagggacttgtgcatacCTGCATATCCAGGAGCTGTTCCCAATTAGAGGATGAGAAAG aCACTTTTCAAATGTGGACGAATCAGCCAGTCTTTGGGGTGGCCAAGATAACCTTCATCTTGGCCCTGGTGATAGGCTTCATGCTCACCATCTGGTTGCACCTGCCATACCTGCTAGGTCTTCTGAGAATGCCTGCCTTCGGCTTGATTGGGACCATCATGAGCTTCTGTGAAG TTACCCTcattttctctgtcctcctgTTGTTTCCTGTTAACCTCTGGATCTTCGAGGTAAAGAAGAATTTGTCTGTTCCCCTTGGTTGGAGCTATTTCATTGGTTGGCTGGTGTTTATCCTATATGTCACTTGTG GAATCCTTTGCTATTTGAACCACAGAACTTTCTGGAGAGTGATTCTGAACAATTCCTCTCGCATCATGTTCTCCCATAGTAGTTCCAG GCCCGCGGGTGAGCTGGGGGCGCGGGGGACAGGCCGAGGCCTCTTCCCAGCAGACCTCCGGAGCTCCCGCTGCGACTGCCCACTGGCTGACCCTGCCTGTGAAGGACCTGCGAGCCTCTTCCCCTGGCTGGATGACCTGATGGCCGCGGCGACCTGTCGGATCCCCGCCCCGGGACCCCGCGGGCGGCCGGGTCTCGGGGCCCAGTCCTGTCGTCCCAGCCGAAGCCGCCGCGGAGCTCGCGGAGCTCTTGGCGCCTTTGGGTGGCGGCGGGCGTGGCCGGGCGAGAAGAATGGCGGCCGCCAGAATGCTGCGGAGGCCGGCGGGGGCTTCGAGGGCCCTCGGAGGAGAGTGGTCGCCCGAAAGCTGGACCACGCGTTGGACAGAGGAGCCCGCAGACTAGGGACCTCGGTGACCGCGCGGGGCGGCTCCTGGAGACCGCGCCTTGTCGGGACAGGCAAACAAAGGCCTTGA